A segment of the Pseudomonas serboccidentalis genome:
GGACAGGGAGAACTATTAGGGGCCATTCAGAACCGTATTCTGGGTGAAGGCTTGCCTTCCGCCCAAGCCCAGTGAGCGTTGGGGGACAAAACTGGGGGCAAGCTAAAAATTTCTCGACCTGAAACCACCGCCAGAGCCTAGTCAAAATGTTCTTCGGCGACCCCGATAGCCTTTAATGCGAGATCGGGCACTTCGAAAAAACTCGCAGCAGGTTCCTGAAGTGCCCCCGAGTCCATGTCGGATACAACCTCCTCGCCTGCAATGGATGCCAGAGAGCTTCATTTCCCAAATAGCTGTTCTTCTCTAATTTGACATTTATCAACCACAGACACGCCCTTCTCACTGAGATTGTTCCTTGACGTCTGCAAGAACCGCGTCCGCGGCCGATGCAGACGACCCAGTCTTCGTGGAGGCCTGTCATGACTACTCAACTGCAAGACATTCAACCCAGCATTCCCCCCGCCAGGCCGCAACCTCTGACTGTCAGTCTGCGCAAGGCTGAACCCAAACGCTTGTCACTGAGCCTGCTGATCGCGCTGGTGGTTGGGTCGATGATCGGCAGCGGTATTTTCAGCCTGCCGCAGAACATGGCGGCCAGCGCGGGCGCAGGAGCGATTCTGATTGGTTGGGTGATCACCGGCGTCGGCATGCTGTCGCTGGCGTTGGTCTATCAGACCCTGTCCAATCGCCAGCCCGCACTGGACAACGGTGTGTTCGCCTATGCCCGGACACTGGGCGGTGAGTTTCTCGGTTTCAACTCTGCCTGGGGTTACTGGATCAGTGCCTGGATCGGCAACGTCAGCTATCTGGTGATTTTGTTCGCCGCGCTGAGTTACTTTTTCCCGCTGTTTGGCGAAGGCAACAACAAAGCGGCGATCGCCGGAGCATCCGTAGTGTTGTGGTCGTTGCACTGGATGATCCTGCGAGGCATGCGCACGGCGGCGCGGGCCAATGCCCTGACAACCGTGGCCAAGGTGGTGCCGTTGCTGCTATTCATCGGCTTGGTGATTGCCGCCTTCCAGCGTGAAACCTTCATGGTGGATTTCTGGGGGACACCCGCGTTGGGCAGCACGTTTGATCAAGTCAAAAGCACAATGCTGGTGACTGTCTGGGTGTTCATCGGCATCGAGGGCGCCAACGTGTTCTCTGCCCGCGCTGCCGAACGCGCCAACGTCGGTAGAGCCACGGTCATCGGTTTCGTCATCACACTGTTGCTGCTGATTGCCGTGTCCTTGCTGTCGCTGGGCATTCTCAGACAACCGGAGCTGGCGGCCCTGAAAAACCCTTCGATGGCCGGTGTTCTGCAAGCC
Coding sequences within it:
- the arcD gene encoding arginine-ornithine antiporter, producing MTTQLQDIQPSIPPARPQPLTVSLRKAEPKRLSLSLLIALVVGSMIGSGIFSLPQNMAASAGAGAILIGWVITGVGMLSLALVYQTLSNRQPALDNGVFAYARTLGGEFLGFNSAWGYWISAWIGNVSYLVILFAALSYFFPLFGEGNNKAAIAGASVVLWSLHWMILRGMRTAARANALTTVAKVVPLLLFIGLVIAAFQRETFMVDFWGTPALGSTFDQVKSTMLVTVWVFIGIEGANVFSARAAERANVGRATVIGFVITLLLLIAVSLLSLGILRQPELAALKNPSMAGVLQAAAGPWGAVLISIGLIISVGGALLAWTLLAAESVFTPAREKVMPVSLGEENTRGAPANALWLTNGCIQLFLLLTLYSSASYLALISLATSMILLPYLFSGLYALKMTWQGETYAGHRAMQIRDMAIALVATLYCVWLLYAAGPKYLLLSALLYAPGSLIYLGTLRARQGQPLSGPETGLLIIIWAAAAYAGWMLWSGTLTL